A genomic window from Thermodesulfovibrionia bacterium includes:
- a CDS encoding YncE family protein, translating to MMVRNIRIFLFSFCLFLIMAAPLFAIAKSTAPARMVYVTNAGNNTVSIIDASKAEVVNTIRVGVWPAGIAIDHESHKAYIVNSSPSDNNVSVIDLKSNSLVGTIKVGTGPMHIALDTASKKAYVTNTDNNNNTISIVDIGNNTATGNIKVGKEPFGLALDPKRSRLFVVNSGEDTVSVIDLKKNSVIATIPVGNVPLGAAYSPASGRIYVANHNSNSISVIDPESNKVAASISVGKNPWYIGVDTAHNRLYVPNRSADIVSIIDAASNKVMGSIKVGNDPLGITVDSANNRAYVTNHKDISVSVIDTENNVVINTIKLSLTPSSPYAGSPWDVAVD from the coding sequence ATGATGGTAAGGAATATAAGGATCTTTTTATTTTCTTTTTGTCTGTTTTTAATAATGGCAGCGCCTTTATTTGCGATAGCTAAGAGCACCGCACCTGCCAGAATGGTCTATGTTACCAATGCCGGCAATAATACCGTATCTATCATCGATGCTTCAAAGGCAGAGGTTGTAAATACGATCAGGGTTGGTGTATGGCCGGCAGGTATTGCGATAGACCATGAATCCCATAAGGCTTACATTGTCAACTCAAGCCCTTCAGATAATAATGTCTCAGTAATAGACCTTAAGAGCAACTCTCTGGTCGGCACTATCAAAGTGGGAACAGGCCCGATGCATATAGCATTGGATACCGCATCAAAAAAGGCATATGTCACTAATACGGATAATAATAACAATACAATATCAATTGTAGACATAGGGAATAATACTGCGACAGGCAATATAAAGGTCGGCAAGGAGCCTTTTGGCCTGGCCCTTGACCCGAAAAGAAGCAGGCTCTTTGTCGTCAATTCAGGAGAAGACACAGTATCTGTAATTGACCTGAAGAAGAATTCAGTTATAGCAACAATACCTGTCGGCAATGTGCCTCTTGGCGCCGCGTACAGCCCTGCCAGCGGCAGGATATATGTAGCCAATCATAACAGCAACAGCATCTCAGTCATAGATCCTGAAAGCAACAAGGTTGCTGCATCTATAAGCGTCGGGAAGAACCCGTGGTACATAGGGGTTGATACTGCGCATAACAGATTGTATGTTCCTAACAGATCGGCTGATATCGTCAGTATAATTGATGCTGCATCAAATAAGGTCATGGGCTCTATAAAGGTCGGCAATGACCCGCTTGGCATTACTGTTGACTCTGCCAACAACCGTGCCTATGTTACAAACCACAAGGACATCAGCGTTTCAGTTATAGACACGGAAAATAATGTTGTCATTAACACTATAAAACTGAGCCTTACCCCGAGCAGTCCGTATGCAGGATCGCCCTGGGATGTTGCTGTGGATTAG
- the ilvE gene encoding branched-chain-amino-acid transaminase, which translates to MIYLNNRLVPDSKAVVSVFDHGFLYGDGIYETLRAYDGVVFKIEEHIERLFNSAALIRLDISKTPETIIRAVNKTGKANRLSDAYIRITVSRGKGPIGLDPALCPKPTFVIIANPFHGYPAAYYKRGVNVAIVNTRRNFNKSIDPAIKSLNFLNNILAKIEAKERGAYEAIMLNYSGYITEGTISNIFFVKNRTLYTPEVSVGILNGITRMAIIGIAKELGIKVREGKFRPAHIYGAEEVFISNTTMEVMPVAKADDIKIGSGPGKITKAIHQEYKRKVAEYVKQQYKA; encoded by the coding sequence ATGATCTACCTGAATAACAGGCTTGTTCCTGACAGCAAGGCGGTTGTCTCTGTCTTTGACCACGGTTTTCTCTATGGCGACGGTATTTACGAGACTCTCAGGGCGTATGATGGTGTGGTCTTTAAGATCGAAGAACATATTGAAAGGCTCTTTAATTCCGCAGCTCTTATCAGATTGGATATATCCAAAACTCCTGAAACGATAATCAGGGCTGTAAATAAGACGGGTAAGGCGAACAGGCTGTCTGATGCCTATATAAGAATAACAGTATCAAGGGGTAAGGGGCCTATAGGGCTGGATCCGGCACTCTGTCCAAAACCCACCTTCGTTATTATCGCCAATCCCTTTCATGGATACCCTGCTGCTTATTATAAGAGAGGCGTGAATGTCGCCATAGTGAATACCAGGCGGAACTTCAACAAGTCCATTGACCCTGCGATCAAGTCGCTTAATTTCCTGAATAATATACTCGCAAAGATAGAGGCGAAAGAGAGGGGCGCGTATGAGGCGATCATGCTGAATTACAGCGGCTATATTACCGAAGGCACAATAAGCAATATCTTTTTTGTAAAGAACAGAACCCTTTATACCCCTGAAGTCAGTGTCGGCATCCTCAACGGTATTACGCGCATGGCAATTATCGGCATTGCGAAAGAGCTTGGAATAAAGGTTCGCGAGGGAAAGTTCAGGCCCGCTCATATCTATGGCGCTGAGGAAGTCTTTATATCAAACACGACCATGGAGGTAATGCCTGTTGCAAAGGCAGACGATATAAAGATCGGCAGCGGCCCCGGCAAGATCACAAAGGCCATCCATCAGGAGTACAAAAGAAAAGTTGCTGAATACGTAAAGCAACAATATAAGGCTTGA